One window of Staphylococcus chromogenes genomic DNA carries:
- a CDS encoding thioredoxin family protein: MKYELKSVAELENWLEEHPLAVAHIYRETCSVCHAVLPQLEALIDHYPGVDIGMISADTVPEIAGAFSIFTVPVDLIFYESHEVHRQGRFIRFDEFEKQLSRIYESIHS; encoded by the coding sequence ATGAAATACGAATTAAAATCTGTCGCAGAATTAGAAAATTGGCTTGAGGAACATCCATTAGCTGTCGCCCACATTTATAGAGAGACTTGTAGCGTTTGCCATGCGGTCTTACCTCAACTCGAGGCTTTAATTGACCATTATCCAGGTGTAGATATCGGAATGATAAGTGCGGATACAGTTCCTGAAATTGCCGGGGCTTTCTCGATTTTTACTGTGCCAGTTGATTTGATTTTTTATGAATCTCATGAAGTGCATCGTCAAGGACGGTTTATTCGATTTGATGAGTTTGAAAAACAACTTTCTCGAATTTATGAAAGCATTCATAGTTAA
- a CDS encoding alpha/beta hydrolase fold domain-containing protein — translation MKRYVMSNLMGRYLSHQRHIKFKSQAEIDAFLEKREALNKEKHKQPDQINIKSNLVKDMFDDMQVFRFNFGHHIKNKILYIYGGTFVLQPSVFHWRFMDKLAYETLHEVVLPIYPKAPEYTYRDTHEAIEQAYRRLLKETEPSNIVIMGDSSGANMALSFVQKHLKEQELPLPGQVYLISPWLDLSLSNPDITEQVQKKDPLHNVSSLQAIAKVWADDLEIKHPRVSPLYGPVRGLPPVYMFGGTIELFYPDMLKLESYFQAEQQPIHFYQYKDMVTAFPLYPIVESRKVLKQIRKTIQHP, via the coding sequence TTGAAACGTTACGTCATGAGTAACTTGATGGGACGCTATTTATCTCATCAAAGACATATTAAGTTTAAATCACAAGCTGAAATCGATGCATTTTTAGAAAAGAGAGAAGCATTAAATAAAGAAAAACATAAACAACCGGATCAAATTAATATAAAGTCCAATCTCGTCAAAGACATGTTCGATGATATGCAAGTCTTTCGTTTCAATTTTGGTCATCATATAAAAAATAAAATTTTATATATTTATGGAGGGACATTTGTGCTTCAGCCTTCTGTCTTTCATTGGCGCTTTATGGATAAATTAGCTTACGAGACGTTACATGAAGTAGTGCTTCCTATTTATCCGAAAGCTCCTGAATATACTTATAGAGACACTCATGAAGCGATTGAACAGGCCTATCGCCGTTTATTAAAAGAAACGGAACCTTCAAATATTGTCATTATGGGAGACAGTTCGGGTGCAAATATGGCACTCAGTTTTGTTCAAAAACATTTGAAGGAACAAGAATTACCTTTACCAGGTCAAGTTTATCTTATTTCTCCGTGGTTAGATTTATCACTTTCTAATCCGGACATTACAGAACAAGTCCAGAAGAAAGACCCACTGCACAATGTTTCAAGTTTACAAGCCATTGCTAAAGTTTGGGCGGATGATTTAGAGATTAAACATCCACGTGTGTCTCCGCTCTACGGGCCAGTGAGAGGCTTGCCACCTGTTTATATGTTTGGGGGAACCATTGAACTATTTTATCCAGATATGTTGAAATTAGAGTCCTATTTTCAAGCAGAACAGCAACCCATCCATTTTTATCAATATAAAGATATGGTGACAGCATTTCCGTTATATCCAATCGTCGAATCTAGAAAAGTACTCAAACAAATCCGAAAAACAATCCAACATCCCTAA
- a CDS encoding PTS sugar transporter subunit IIC, with protein MFTLFTYRAPSGMRAMGALANAAIASFLVEAFNKYVGGQVFGIKFLEQLGDAAGGLGGVAAAGLTALAIGVSPVYALVIAAACGGMDLLPGFFAGYIIGYLMKYTEKYVPDGLDLLGAVIVIAPLARLIAMGLTPVVDNTLVKIGDIIKSSMDINPIIMGIILGGIITVVGTAPLSSMALTALLGLTGVPMAVGAMAAFSSAFMNGTLFHRLKLGDRKSTISVSIEPLSQADIVSANPIPVYITNFLGGATAGLVIAMSGMINDATGTATPIAGFLVMFGFNHWMTVLIYGVAMAIIGAVWGFIGSIIFKNYPIVTKQDMINRGATDA; from the coding sequence ATTTTTACATTATTTACATATCGCGCGCCTAGTGGCATGAGAGCTATGGGGGCATTAGCGAATGCGGCTATTGCGTCATTTTTAGTCGAAGCTTTTAATAAATATGTGGGGGGCCAAGTGTTTGGCATAAAATTTTTAGAGCAACTTGGAGATGCTGCTGGAGGCCTAGGTGGGGTTGCCGCAGCTGGATTGACTGCACTGGCAATTGGTGTTTCCCCAGTTTATGCGCTTGTTATTGCAGCTGCATGTGGGGGCATGGATTTACTTCCAGGCTTTTTTGCCGGATACATTATCGGTTATTTAATGAAGTATACAGAAAAATACGTCCCAGATGGCCTTGATCTTTTAGGTGCAGTTATTGTGATTGCACCGCTCGCAAGACTTATTGCGATGGGATTAACCCCAGTTGTTGATAATACGCTTGTAAAAATTGGAGATATCATTAAAAGTTCAATGGATATCAATCCAATCATAATGGGTATTATTTTGGGAGGAATTATTACGGTTGTCGGCACGGCGCCCCTTAGTTCGATGGCACTGACTGCTTTATTAGGATTAACAGGCGTTCCTATGGCTGTCGGGGCAATGGCCGCGTTTAGTTCCGCGTTTATGAACGGGACTTTATTCCACCGATTAAAATTAGGAGATCGTAAATCAACAATCTCTGTGAGTATCGAACCGTTATCACAAGCGGATATTGTCTCGGCCAATCCGATACCTGTCTATATTACAAACTTCTTAGGTGGGGCCACTGCTGGACTGGTAATCGCTATGAGTGGCATGATTAATGATGCGACAGGAACAGCAACACCGATTGCAGGATTTTTAGTCATGTTTGGATTTAATCATTGGATGACGGTGTTGATTTATGGAGTTGCAATGGCGATTATAGGTGCTGTTTGGGGCTTTATCGGATCGATCATTTTCAAAAATTACCCGATTGTGACAAAACAAGATATGATAAATCGTGGCGCGACAGATGCATAA
- a CDS encoding thioesterase family protein: MIKYPIFYKDHVHEAWIDRNGHMNDAEYAHVFSLSIDHFHDQVGLTNSERDARNYTVFTLENHITYIKELKKDTPFKVEIAIYDMDEKRTHFFQTLYNATTQEVCATAETMMMGMDRNTRKPAPFPDDVYAHIQTYQASQGDITFPEQLGHTIGIPKK; the protein is encoded by the coding sequence ATGATAAAATATCCAATTTTTTATAAAGATCACGTCCATGAGGCATGGATCGATCGTAACGGCCATATGAACGATGCTGAATATGCACACGTCTTTAGTTTATCCATCGATCATTTTCATGATCAAGTCGGATTAACAAACAGCGAACGAGATGCTAGAAATTATACTGTTTTCACACTTGAAAATCATATTACGTATATTAAAGAATTAAAAAAAGACACACCATTTAAAGTTGAAATTGCTATTTATGATATGGATGAAAAACGAACGCACTTTTTCCAAACTTTATATAATGCCACAACACAAGAAGTTTGTGCTACAGCAGAAACAATGATGATGGGAATGGATCGAAATACTAGAAAACCTGCGCCTTTTCCGGATGATGTTTATGCCCATATTCAAACATATCAAGCTTCACAAGGAGATATCACTTTTCCTGAACAATTAGGCCACACCATTGGCATCCCTAAAAAATAA
- the fni gene encoding type 2 isopentenyl-diphosphate Delta-isomerase — MSNQREVRKNEHVKLALAQNTSNISDFDRVHFVHHAIPNIDMNDVDLSANFPDFNLSKALFINAMTGGSEWTMEINQKLAHVAKAVGIPMAVGSMHAALNNEAVAHSFKIVRQANPEGIVWANVSADITLEDAKRAIQMIEANALQIHVNAPQELVMPEGSHNFKHWLQSIEAIVNGVDVPVIVKEVGFGMSYETIMQLIQCGVTYVDVSGKGGTNFASIENERRLNKDMSYMQDWGQSTVISLLEARNLNNRIYILASGGIRNPLDAIKALRLGAESIGMSRNILQIVQEEGVDAGIDYLNAFHEQMKKIMTLLSVKDINELRQSSIVIDDYLKSWMQQRQLY; from the coding sequence GTGTCCAATCAAAGAGAAGTAAGGAAAAATGAACATGTGAAGCTCGCGTTGGCACAAAATACTTCAAATATTTCGGATTTCGACCGTGTTCATTTTGTCCATCATGCGATTCCAAATATCGACATGAATGACGTGGATTTAAGTGCGAACTTTCCAGATTTTAACTTGTCCAAAGCATTGTTCATCAATGCCATGACGGGTGGTTCTGAATGGACGATGGAAATCAATCAAAAGCTCGCCCATGTTGCAAAAGCAGTCGGCATCCCCATGGCAGTAGGGAGTATGCATGCGGCATTGAACAATGAAGCGGTAGCACATTCCTTTAAAATCGTGAGACAAGCGAATCCAGAAGGTATTGTATGGGCCAATGTGAGTGCAGATATCACTTTGGAGGACGCAAAACGGGCCATTCAAATGATAGAGGCCAATGCACTACAAATTCATGTCAATGCACCTCAAGAATTAGTCATGCCTGAAGGAAGTCATAACTTTAAACATTGGTTACAGTCAATCGAAGCAATTGTTAACGGTGTTGACGTACCTGTGATTGTTAAAGAAGTCGGATTTGGAATGAGTTATGAGACAATTATGCAGCTCATTCAATGTGGCGTCACATACGTAGACGTAAGTGGCAAAGGCGGTACAAATTTTGCCTCTATTGAAAATGAACGGCGCTTAAATAAAGATATGTCCTACATGCAAGATTGGGGCCAATCCACAGTCATTTCGCTTTTAGAAGCTCGAAATTTAAATAATCGCATTTATATTTTAGCTAGTGGAGGTATACGTAACCCTCTTGATGCGATTAAGGCGTTACGTTTAGGAGCCGAAAGTATCGGCATGTCACGAAATATATTGCAAATTGTTCAAGAAGAAGGCGTCGATGCCGGCATCGATTATTTAAATGCCTTTCATGAACAAATGAAAAAAATAATGACATTGCTAAGTGTGAAAGACATCAATGAATTGCGTCAATCTTCAATTGTAATAGATGATTATCTTAAATCCTGGATGCAACAACGCCAGTTGTATTAA
- a CDS encoding GTP-binding protein, translated as MNKIPVTVLSGYLGSGKTTLLNHILNQREGRRIAVIVNDMSEVNIDKDLVAEGGGLSRTDEKLVELSNGCICCTLREDLLKEVERIVKKGGIDHIVIESTGISEPVPVAQTFSYVDEALGIDLTEICQLDTMVTVVDANRFINDYQSGDMLLDRDQAVGEEDERTVADLLIDQIEFCDVLILNKVDLVSEEDANRLEAMLRKLQPSAEIIRTVNSEVSLDKVLDTGKFDFEKASQSAGWLQELEAGGHETHTPETEEYGISSFVYKRRLPFHAERFNHWLENMPETVVRAKGIAWLAQYNQVACLVSQAGTAVDIHPVTFWVAAMPKAERAAILQEREDVRADWDPEYGDRHTQLVVIGIDLDKEKIEQELDACLLNRQEIDADWSQLNSPYGWEIVRQS; from the coding sequence ATGAATAAAATTCCAGTAACTGTCTTAAGTGGTTATCTTGGATCAGGGAAAACAACGTTATTAAATCATATATTGAATCAACGTGAAGGACGTCGCATTGCGGTTATTGTCAATGATATGAGTGAAGTTAATATTGATAAAGATTTGGTTGCTGAAGGTGGGGGCCTGTCACGCACAGATGAAAAATTAGTGGAACTTTCGAATGGCTGCATTTGTTGTACATTGCGTGAAGACTTATTAAAAGAGGTAGAGCGTATCGTTAAAAAAGGGGGCATTGATCATATTGTCATTGAATCGACAGGAATTTCTGAGCCAGTGCCTGTTGCCCAAACATTTTCTTATGTTGATGAAGCGTTAGGGATCGATTTAACCGAAATTTGCCAATTAGATACGATGGTGACAGTGGTCGATGCCAATCGATTCATTAATGACTATCAATCCGGAGATATGTTGTTAGATCGTGATCAAGCTGTTGGAGAAGAAGATGAAAGAACGGTTGCTGATTTATTGATTGATCAAATTGAATTTTGTGATGTGCTCATTTTAAATAAAGTTGACCTCGTGTCTGAAGAAGATGCGAACCGTTTAGAGGCGATGTTACGCAAATTGCAACCTTCAGCAGAAATCATTCGCACTGTAAATTCTGAAGTTTCATTAGATAAAGTGCTAGATACTGGAAAATTTGACTTTGAAAAAGCCAGTCAATCTGCGGGTTGGTTACAAGAATTAGAAGCAGGTGGACATGAGACACATACACCAGAAACAGAAGAATACGGCATTTCTTCATTCGTATACAAACGTCGTTTACCGTTTCACGCTGAACGTTTCAACCACTGGTTAGAAAATATGCCAGAAACGGTAGTCCGTGCAAAAGGGATTGCATGGCTCGCGCAGTATAATCAAGTAGCTTGTTTAGTATCACAAGCAGGAACAGCTGTTGACATTCATCCGGTAACTTTTTGGGTGGCAGCCATGCCTAAAGCTGAACGCGCAGCAATTCTACAAGAACGTGAAGATGTTCGTGCGGATTGGGATCCAGAGTATGGAGACCGACATACGCAACTTGTAGTGATTGGCATTGATTTAGATAAAGAAAAAATTGAACAAGAATTAGATGCGTGTCTTTTAAATCGTCAAGAAATTGATGCGGATTGGTCTCAGTTGAATAGTCCTTACGGCTGGGAAATTGTAAGACAATCATAA
- the gltS gene encoding sodium/glutamate symporter, with translation MIELNEISTLCLAVFLLLIGNAIVNRVAIFSRLSIPSPVIGGLIFAILTAILSSTGILTIKLNGKFFQDFFMLAFFTTIGLGASFKLLKLGGKVLIVYWILCGVLATMQNVIGVSLSKVLGIDPLLGLTAGAMSMEGGHGNAAAYGQTIQSYGIESAVTAALAAATLGLVAGGLIGGPVVRYLIKKHDLAPKQSVAEQKDYSEIEKNTHLHKRFNFSEIFFIQIAILLFCMAVGTYLGDLFTNMTGFSIPLYVVSMFIAVIIRNISEYGNLNLIDLKFTNHIGDVSLGIFLSIALMSINITEIYELALPLVAIVICQIIFVALFSIFVVFRLLGKDYDAAVMIGGFIGHGLGATPNAMANLDAITKKFGNSPRAYLVVPIVGAFLVDLLGVPIITTFINIFKP, from the coding sequence ATGATTGAATTAAATGAAATATCAACCTTGTGTTTGGCAGTGTTTCTATTATTAATCGGGAACGCCATTGTCAACAGGGTCGCTATATTTAGCCGTTTGAGTATCCCGTCCCCGGTAATTGGTGGTTTAATATTTGCAATCTTAACAGCGATTTTATCTAGCACAGGTATTTTAACTATTAAATTAAATGGAAAGTTTTTCCAAGACTTTTTTATGTTGGCCTTTTTCACAACGATTGGACTAGGCGCTTCATTCAAACTCTTGAAACTTGGTGGAAAAGTCTTAATTGTTTATTGGATTCTTTGTGGTGTCCTTGCAACAATGCAAAACGTCATTGGTGTCTCACTATCTAAAGTCTTAGGTATTGACCCATTGCTTGGCTTAACTGCAGGTGCCATGTCAATGGAAGGTGGACACGGTAATGCCGCTGCATACGGCCAAACGATTCAGTCTTATGGCATTGAATCTGCTGTCACAGCAGCACTTGCTGCAGCAACATTAGGATTAGTGGCTGGCGGCCTTATCGGTGGACCCGTAGTGCGTTATCTCATTAAAAAGCATGACCTCGCTCCAAAGCAATCTGTTGCTGAACAAAAAGATTACTCAGAAATCGAAAAAAATACACATTTACATAAACGTTTTAATTTTTCAGAAATATTTTTCATTCAAATTGCGATTTTATTATTTTGTATGGCCGTTGGAACCTACTTAGGGGATTTATTTACAAATATGACAGGCTTTAGTATCCCACTTTATGTGGTTTCAATGTTTATCGCCGTAATTATCCGTAACATTTCAGAATATGGTAATCTCAACTTAATCGATTTAAAATTCACAAACCATATTGGCGATGTTTCTTTAGGCATATTCTTATCTATTGCACTTATGAGTATTAACATTACTGAAATCTATGAGCTCGCATTACCACTTGTAGCAATTGTAATTTGCCAAATCATTTTTGTCGCGTTATTCTCAATTTTTGTTGTCTTCCGCTTACTCGGTAAAGACTACGATGCGGCTGTTATGATTGGTGGGTTTATCGGTCATGGATTAGGTGCAACACCTAATGCGATGGCAAACTTAGACGCTATTACGAAAAAATTTGGGAACTCACCAAGAGCCTACCTTGTCGTTCCTATCGTAGGTGCCTTTTTAGTAGACTTATTAGGGGTTCCTATTATTACGACATTTATTAACATTTTTAAACCATAA
- a CDS encoding AraC family transcriptional regulator, with protein sequence MQLLWKLFKKNHFEANIDECGIEVGIPNVSYSYRVVKPAVLHIIMSGTGTFTYQNQNYALKAGDLFLLQEGMQVHYEASTDDPWTYHWVGFSGHLALDFLARTTLKHHPVVVNQDTSDISKIIYQICTRAITYETANSDDIQHMSDLYRLLYLLTQLCPQSFESDQIEIYSNVQAAVNYMNSHYMKPISIDDVALHAKVSRSYLYKLFIKWMDQSPQQYLIYLRLYHASQMLMTSSKSIQEVAHAVGYNDALLFSKAFRKHFDMPPSTYRKKYK encoded by the coding sequence ATGCAATTATTATGGAAGTTATTTAAAAAAAATCATTTTGAAGCAAATATTGATGAATGCGGCATCGAAGTCGGCATCCCGAATGTCAGTTACTCATATCGCGTCGTTAAACCTGCCGTACTACATATTATTATGTCAGGCACAGGTACATTTACTTACCAAAATCAAAATTACGCGCTTAAAGCTGGAGATTTATTCTTATTACAAGAAGGCATGCAAGTCCACTATGAAGCATCTACGGATGATCCTTGGACATATCACTGGGTTGGATTTAGTGGACATCTGGCCCTCGATTTTTTAGCACGCACGACACTGAAGCACCATCCTGTCGTAGTTAATCAAGATACATCAGATATATCTAAAATTATCTATCAAATTTGCACCCGTGCCATTACCTATGAAACTGCAAATTCAGATGATATTCAGCACATGAGTGATCTCTATCGCTTATTATATTTGCTGACACAATTATGCCCGCAATCATTTGAAAGTGATCAAATCGAAATCTATTCGAATGTACAAGCTGCCGTGAATTATATGAATAGTCACTATATGAAGCCTATTTCGATTGATGATGTGGCACTCCATGCAAAAGTGAGTCGTAGTTATCTTTATAAACTCTTTATCAAATGGATGGATCAGTCTCCTCAACAATATTTAATCTATTTGCGTTTGTACCACGCCTCTCAAATGTTAATGACGTCTTCAAAGTCGATACAAGAAGTGGCCCACGCCGTCGGTTATAATGATGCGCTATTATTTTCAAAAGCTTTTCGTAAACACTTTGATATGCCTCCCTCTACTTACCGCAAAAAGTATAAATAA
- a CDS encoding Na+/H+ antiporter NhaC family protein: MSNELRSQKHYGALALLPLVVFLVIYVGVGLYFTAIGAKDAFDKLPRHVAIFIAIAIAWLAYDRRTPLHKKVKIFTENAGSSGIAELGLILLLAGAFASAASASGGQDALVNMGLSIIPPSLLIPGIFAMSAFVATAMGTSTGTQAAFLPIGVAVAQSADLNVAAAAAAVIAGAYFGDNLSIISDTTIAATTGVGANMKDKFRANFLIALPAAIITFIIYAIVGGTGKVKGDLSYNIIDVIPYLFVLIAAIAGMNVMLVLLSGIVMTGILGMIQGKIQFFEWTSKVGEGMESTFSIFLVAFLISGLVALIRYYGGIDWIVETMKKQARGRKSAEYSMGILSGVLSAALVNNVVAILIAAPIAKEIGETARIAPKRMASILDIFAACALMVLPHDSGMLMAEQFGHVSYIEVLQFSFYPVILILCTVISIHLGMFKTKKAS; the protein is encoded by the coding sequence ATGTCAAATGAATTAAGAAGTCAGAAACATTATGGGGCTTTAGCGTTATTGCCTTTAGTAGTGTTTCTTGTTATTTATGTGGGCGTTGGTTTATATTTTACTGCTATTGGAGCAAAAGATGCTTTTGATAAATTACCACGTCACGTCGCTATTTTTATAGCAATTGCAATTGCATGGCTTGCGTATGATCGACGTACCCCTTTGCATAAAAAGGTTAAAATATTCACAGAAAATGCGGGTTCCTCTGGAATTGCAGAACTTGGTCTTATTTTACTTCTTGCAGGTGCGTTTGCAAGTGCAGCGAGTGCTTCTGGGGGTCAAGATGCGTTAGTGAATATGGGCTTATCTATTATTCCTCCTAGTCTACTCATACCTGGAATATTTGCGATGAGTGCCTTTGTCGCTACTGCAATGGGAACTTCCACAGGAACACAAGCAGCCTTTCTACCGATTGGTGTTGCGGTTGCACAATCTGCAGACTTGAATGTGGCGGCTGCGGCTGCGGCTGTGATTGCAGGGGCTTATTTTGGAGACAATTTATCCATCATTTCAGATACAACGATTGCCGCAACTACAGGCGTAGGGGCTAACATGAAAGATAAATTTAGAGCGAACTTCCTTATTGCACTTCCAGCAGCGATTATCACATTTATTATTTACGCGATCGTTGGGGGAACTGGAAAAGTTAAAGGGGATTTATCTTATAATATTATCGATGTGATCCCTTACTTGTTTGTCCTTATAGCCGCTATTGCAGGAATGAATGTGATGCTTGTCCTTCTTTCAGGGATTGTGATGACAGGTATCTTAGGGATGATTCAAGGTAAAATTCAATTTTTTGAATGGACGTCTAAGGTCGGAGAAGGTATGGAATCGACCTTCAGTATCTTTTTAGTCGCATTTTTAATTTCTGGACTTGTTGCGCTCATCCGATACTATGGGGGTATCGATTGGATTGTTGAAACGATGAAAAAACAAGCCCGCGGACGTAAAAGTGCTGAATATTCAATGGGGATTTTATCTGGTGTATTATCAGCCGCGTTAGTCAATAACGTTGTTGCCATTTTAATTGCAGCACCTATTGCTAAAGAAATTGGTGAAACGGCGCGCATTGCACCGAAACGAATGGCCAGTATCCTTGATATCTTTGCCGCATGTGCTTTGATGGTTTTACCACATGACAGTGGGATGTTAATGGCAGAACAATTTGGCCACGTCTCTTATATAGAAGTTTTACAATTTTCATTTTATCCCGTGATTTTGATTTTATGTACAGTGATATCTATTCATTTGGGAATGTTTAAAACAAAAAAAGCATCATAA
- a CDS encoding DNA-3-methyladenine glycosylase, producing the protein MDFIQRTTEEIAKDLLGVKLIYEDTQTTFSGYIVETEAYLGIKDRAAHGFQGKRTPKVNSLYQLGGTIYGHMMHRYLLINFVTQAEGTPEGVLIRAIEPEDGIDIMKKNRGKTGFEITNGPGKWTTALNIPRSIDGSRLNEGRLKIDTRQRKYPREILESPRIGIPNKGTWTEAPLRYTVKGNPFVSHMRKRDCVEPKATWK; encoded by the coding sequence ATGGATTTTATACAACGCACGACCGAAGAAATTGCGAAAGATTTACTTGGCGTTAAACTGATTTACGAAGATACTCAAACAACTTTTAGTGGATATATCGTTGAAACTGAAGCTTATTTAGGTATTAAAGACCGTGCTGCCCACGGCTTTCAAGGTAAACGCACGCCAAAAGTCAACTCCTTATATCAATTAGGAGGCACGATTTATGGTCATATGATGCACCGTTACTTGCTTATTAATTTTGTCACTCAAGCTGAAGGTACTCCTGAAGGCGTCTTAATTCGTGCGATAGAACCGGAAGACGGCATTGACATCATGAAGAAAAATCGTGGGAAAACAGGTTTCGAAATCACAAATGGTCCTGGAAAATGGACCACTGCCTTAAATATCCCGAGATCTATTGATGGCTCACGTCTTAATGAAGGTCGTCTCAAAATTGATACACGACAGCGTAAATATCCGAGGGAAATTTTGGAAAGTCCGCGTATCGGTATTCCTAACAAAGGTACATGGACTGAGGCGCCATTAAGATATACCGTTAAAGGCAATCCCTTTGTCTCTCATATGCGAAAACGGGACTGTGTCGAACCGAAGGCCACTTGGAAATAA
- a CDS encoding DUF805 domain-containing protein produces MNVTQQVGFLEAFKLFWTNYLNFKGRSRRSEYWWVALWHLIITLTLLILGVLTLFVLPVVGVVLLFALALYVLATIIPNLALNVRRFHDCGFSMLIPMLSFAVGIIYNIINAFTKRTEVAEIGHSTITNHTGFIPWPVLIIFLILLLGLNIFVFVVSLLDSQEETNKYGPSPKYVPYSGAYRQMHNESVSNERSMTQ; encoded by the coding sequence ATGAATGTAACGCAACAAGTTGGTTTTCTCGAAGCGTTTAAATTATTTTGGACGAATTATTTGAATTTTAAAGGGAGAAGTCGACGTAGCGAATATTGGTGGGTCGCCTTATGGCATCTCATCATTACTTTGACGCTTCTTATTTTAGGTGTTTTAACGCTATTCGTCCTTCCAGTCGTAGGTGTTGTTCTTTTATTTGCGTTGGCATTGTACGTGCTCGCAACCATTATTCCGAACTTAGCTTTAAATGTTCGACGCTTCCATGATTGTGGCTTTTCGATGTTAATACCGATGCTTTCATTTGCAGTTGGCATAATCTATAATATTATCAATGCTTTTACAAAACGTACAGAAGTAGCAGAGATTGGCCATTCAACCATTACAAACCATACTGGGTTTATTCCATGGCCCGTATTAATTATATTTTTAATACTTTTGTTAGGATTAAATATCTTTGTATTTGTAGTCAGTTTATTAGATAGCCAAGAAGAGACAAATAAATATGGACCGTCTCCAAAATATGTCCCTTATTCAGGGGCTTACAGACAGATGCATAATGAGAGTGTATCAAATGAAAGAAGCATGACGCAATAA
- a CDS encoding ABC transporter ATP-binding protein — protein sequence MSLKVSNVSKRFQQVTAVKDISFELETGKMLGFLGRNGAGKTTTFRMILGLTEPSEGEIHFNGHKINTSNYNEIGYLPEERGLHAKLKVVDELTYLATLKGMNKKDIKKAIDYWLDRFQITEHRDKKIESLSKGNQQKVQLLASMIHEPQLLILDEPFSGLDPVNVELLKKAVIDLNQQGTTIIFSSHRMEHIEELCDDVCILNRGQMVVQGPLQQVKRESGYQRVIVDADYDLQDLATLPGVLEMKITPKGTLFMIENEQVAHHIYQELQTRGFVRHFEILDPTIQEIFIEKVGDIHE from the coding sequence ATGTCATTAAAAGTATCCAATGTCAGCAAGAGATTTCAACAAGTTACGGCTGTTAAAGATATTTCTTTTGAACTTGAAACTGGCAAAATGTTAGGGTTTCTCGGACGTAATGGAGCAGGAAAGACAACTACATTTCGTATGATTTTAGGTTTAACTGAGCCATCAGAAGGTGAAATTCATTTTAACGGTCATAAAATAAACACTTCAAATTATAATGAAATAGGTTATTTGCCAGAAGAACGCGGATTACATGCAAAATTAAAAGTGGTCGATGAGTTAACGTATTTGGCGACTTTAAAAGGTATGAATAAAAAAGACATAAAAAAAGCCATTGATTACTGGCTTGATCGCTTCCAAATTACAGAACATCGTGATAAAAAAATTGAGTCGCTTTCAAAAGGGAACCAACAAAAAGTACAACTTCTCGCAAGTATGATACATGAGCCTCAGCTCCTTATTTTAGATGAGCCTTTTAGTGGATTAGACCCGGTCAATGTAGAATTGTTGAAAAAAGCCGTCATTGACCTTAATCAACAAGGAACGACGATTATTTTTAGTTCCCATCGAATGGAACATATTGAAGAATTATGTGATGATGTGTGCATTTTAAATCGTGGCCAAATGGTCGTGCAAGGTCCGCTTCAACAAGTCAAACGTGAAAGTGGCTATCAACGTGTGATTGTAGATGCGGATTACGATTTACAAGATCTTGCGACGTTACCAGGGGTTCTCGAAATGAAAATAACGCCCAAGGGGACACTTTTTATGATTGAAAATGAACAGGTGGCACATCACATTTATCAAGAACTCCAAACAAGAGGGTTTGTCAGACATTTTGAAATATTAGACCCTACGATTCAAGAAATTTTTATTGAAAAAGTGGGTGACATTCATGAGTAA